The following is a genomic window from Ethanoligenens harbinense YUAN-3.
GTGCGGTTCGCACTTTCGTGGGCATGGGGGCTGTCCCCGGTTTTGTTTGCCGCGCTGGCGGCTTTCCTGCTGGCGGTTTTGGCCGGCGTGATCTTTCGGCTGGCCAAGCGGTTCGTCATCGCGTCCAGCGTAACGTTCTGGCAGTATGAGCGCGACGGCATCCTGTGCGCGGCTGACCTTCCGTTGGGCGAGATGCCTCCGGTGGCCGGATATACCGTGTTTTTGCGCGGGGAGGTTCCTGTCTCGTTCGATGCGGAGCAGGAACCTGCGGAGGAAGTTGACATCCTTCTGGAGGACTGCGTTTTTTTCTGCCGGCGGAAGCGGCTGGTTTTCTGCGGATATGCGCTGGACGCGCGGCAGAAGCGGCTGACGCTGTACCTTTACGCGCGTGGAGTCCGGCAAAGCAGGCGCGCGTTCAAACGGTTTTTGAAACGCAGGGGGCTGGAGGCATCGGTGACCTGCAGCACCGATGCGGACTGGCAGCGCTTCCATGAAGAGGTCTATCCGGACGACACGGAATATCAGCAGATCCACAACCGGTTTTTATACGACAATATGGAGGCGGACGGCTTTGATTTTTCACAGGCCGTGCCGCAGGTCTATACGTTTTATTTTGCCCGGCGGGAAGACGCGCGTGCCTTCGCGGAGCAGGCTGTGCCGCTCGGCTACGAGGGCAGCCGGTATTATGACCGGGAGCGGGAAGCGAGTGTGGACGGCGACGGTCCCGCTTTTGCGCATGCCGTCTGCGTGCAGTTGACTGGTCGGGTGGGCCTTGCGCGTATGGATTGCAACACCGGCCGCGCCGTGGAGCTTGCCAGACAATTTCACGGGCGGTTCTACGAGTGGGAGGTCGGGGTGCTGGAGCCGGATGCTTCGACGGCATCAACATAAACCGGGGGCTATAGGCCGGTATGATGCGACGGAAAGCGGCCCCGGAGCGGGCCGTGTTCTGTTTTTTAAGGTTTTTTGGGACAAGGTCTTGCCATTCGCCATTCGACCTGCTATAATATAGAAAATTCCATATAAATTCGGACGAATGCAAAGCATTTTATGTCCAAATTACACAACTGCGGCTTTTTGAAAGCCGGCGCGATACGCGTACAATAAGGAGATGGTCCCATGCATGTCAACATTACAGGCCGCAAAACGCATCTCAAAGATCCCTTCAAAGAAAAGGTCACCAAGAAAGTCGGTAAATTCGACCGCTTTTTTGAACCCGACGCGACGGCATTTGTGACCGTTACGGTTGAGGGAGACCGGCAGACTGTCGAGATCACCATCAAGAACAAGGGCATCGTGTTCCGGTCGGAAGAAACGTCGCTGGATATGTCCGCCTCGCTCGATGTTGCCGTCGATCATATTCTGCGCCAGATCCATAAAAACAAATCCCGGCTTGAAAAACGGCTGCGTGTCGGCGCGTTTGACAGTGTGCCGGAGCTGCCGGATATTCCGCCGATGGAGGCCGTGCCGACGTTTGACGTGGTGAAGGTGAAATCGTTCCCCGTCAAGCCGATGGACGTGCAGGAGGCCATCCTGCAGATGAACCTTTCCGGGCACCTGTTCTTTGCGTTCCAGAATGCAAAGACCGAAACGGTCAATATTGTCTACAAGCGCAGCAAAGGCGGCTACGGTCTGCTGGAGCCTGTGGCGGACGATGAGGAATAATTGCCGGCGCGCGACGGACCACCGGTTTTAACGAGGGCGGACGGTTGCTTCAACCGTCCGCCCTTTGTGTTGTCGGCGCGTGTGGTGTTCTTATCCGGAGCCTTGATAAACATCGCAAAGGGATTTCCGGCGCCGTGCTGTCCCGGAAAGCCGACCGGCACTGCAGTGCAAGAGCAGTGTCATCTGACACCGGGGGACTTGGTAAGTCCGCCGAAGTCGAACGTACCGTCGGACGGATGGTATAGCACCGTACCCGACAGTCGGGCATCCCCCTCAAGTGCCGAGGGGGCGGGGTGGTCGGTGACCTGCATGTCTACATCCAGCTTGAGGGTGTCGCTGCCCGTCCATGAAAGGTTTTGGATGTTGCTGTAATAGACGCCGTGCCAATCCGGATTGGCGGGCGCGCCTTCACGGTAGAGGGTGTAGCCCTTTTTTTGCAGAGGCGCGGCCATCGTGCCGATGAGCTCGCCGGAGAGTGTGTCGGGCTGTCCGAGCGTGATGATGAACCCCCACGACCCCTTGCGGCCGGTCAGGTTGACGGCCACATGCTTCCCGTCGGGGGAAACGGCCGCCTGTGCGATGGACGAGGTATAGCCGTCCACGCTCAGCGTATCCAGATAGAGCTTACCGTCCCGGAGGGTCCACAAGCGGTGTCCGCCGCCCAGCGTGGCTTCAAAATGGTCGGCAAACGCCAGTGTTTTGCGGTCGCTGCTGGCGGAAATGTGCGGGCTGGAAAACGAGCCATCCAGCACGTCCAGCGTGAAAGTGCAGGCATTTCGCACGTTTTTGGAAGGCGAGGTTTTCTCCAGCTCCCGCAGCAGGGGTACGGCCTGCTCTTTTGCCGACGGCACACCGCAATAGCCGATGAGCGCATAGGCGCTTTCCCACTGCACAACATAGCTGGTCTCTTTTAACCCTTTCAGATAGAGGTTTGCGCCGTATTTTTGCAGCAGCGCGGTTTCTTCGCCCGCATCCTCAGAAACGGGATCGTTTGCGTCGTAGAATGCAAAATCGGGCGGGTTTTGGGCCAGGGGATAGGCTTTTTCCCAATAGAGATGGATCTCGTCCGCGGCGGCGGAATCGACGGTCTGCACCGTGCCGGCCGGCGGCAGATACGGGCCGCTGCCGGCGGTGAAAAGCGGGCCTTTCAGCACCGGAGCGGAGGGGGCGCCAGAGCCCTCCGAAGCCGCGCTTTGGCCGGACTGCGGTGCGCTGATTCGGGCGGAAATGGCCGGAGTGGTGTGATGCGGCGCGATGGAGCAGCCTGCCAGCAGAAGCAGGCCGCATCCGAGTGCGAGCAGCTTTTTTTTCATGTTTCGTCTCCCGTCTTTCATGTCATAAGATGGATTGTCCGCTCTCTTCCAGTCTAGCAGGCGGGCAGGACAAATACGGTGTGCAAACCGTTACGAAGTGGTGAAAAAAAGATGACAGGCTGCCGCCCCAGCGAGTGAGAGCACGGTTGTATCGGCTGGGAAAATCGGGTATAATAAACCGATATGGCAGTACGCACCGGCATGTTTCGGCAGTTTTTTCGGGAGATGTCCGGTAAACTGGGCGTATGTGCGGATGGGATGGAGAGACAATGGCGTATACAGTGGTTTGCCCCTGCCTGTTTGGGCTGGAGAGCCTGGTGGCGGAGGAAGCGCGTGCACTTGGCTTTGCCGACGCGGCCGCGGCCGACGGGCGCGTGACATTCACGGCGGACAAAGACGGCATCGCGCGCGCCAACATTGGCCTGCGCTGTGCCGAACGGGTGCTCGTGCGGCTGGGCGAATTCCCCGCTCGCAGTTTCGAGGAGCTGTTTGAGGGGGTGCGCGCCCTGCCGTGGGAGGAATTCGTGGGCAAACACGACGCATTCCCGGTGAAAGGCTGGTCGCTCAAATCCACGCTGCACAGCGTGCCGGACTGCCAGGCCATCATCAAAAAAGCGGCTGTGGAGCGGCTGAAGACCCGCCACCATGTGGAATGGTTCGAGGAGACCGGCCCGCTGGTGCAGATCCGTTTTTCCATTCACAAGGACATTGTGGATATCTGTCTGGACACCTCGGGCGACGGCCTGCACAAGCGCGGCTACCGCCCCAAGTCCAACGAGGCGCCGCTGAAGGAGACGCTGGCGGCGGCGATCGTGCGCCTGTCCCGCCCGTTTGCGGACAAGCTTTTTTGCGATCCCATGTGCGGCTCCGGCACGCTGGTCATCGAGGCGGCCATGCTGCTGCAGAACATCGCGCCCGGCCTGAACCGCAGCTTTGCCGCCGAGCGTTGGGGCTGGCTGCCCGCCGCGGTGTGGCGGGAGGCACGCGCCGCCGCGCGGGATGCGGTGGATCGCAAGCCCTGCCTGATCGAAGGCAGCGACATCGACCCCGCCGCCGTGGCGTTGGCGCGGGAAAACGCCGGTCGCGCGGGCGTGGGGGAAAGCATCCGCTTTGCCCGGCGCGATGTGCGCGATTTTTCGCCCGAGCAGGCGCGCGGCGAGGTGGTGTGCAACCCGCCATACGGCGAGCGCATGCTGGAAGTGCGCCAAGCGGAGGAACTCTATGCCGAGTTGGGTGCGCTCTACCGCAGGTTGCCGCAGTTTCAGTTCTATATCATCAGCCCCAGCGACCGGTTCGAAGCGCTGTTCGGCGCGCGTGCCGACAAACGCCGCAAGCTGTATAACGGCATGATCCGTTGCGAATTGTTTCAGTATTTTCGTCCGCGTGTGAAAAAATAGGCAAAAAACACAAAGAATTCCGTGTTTGTCTGTATGCTGTTTGGCAGATTGACGAAAATGCAAATATTCCCGCAAGGCCCCTTGATTTTTATGGGGCGCGTGATTACAATAGTCTTAGCACTCAAGGAAATGGAGTGCTAATTGTTTGCAGGTATAAAATTCGTTCAAGGAGGAATTTGAAAATGGCACTGAAACCTCTTGCGGACAGAGTCGTTATTAAACTGGTCGAGGCGGAGGAAACCACCCGGGGCGGCATCATCCTGCCGGACAACGCCAAGGAAAAACCCCAGGTGGCGGAAGTGGTCGCGGTGGGTCCCGGCGGCCTGGTGGACGGCAAGGAAGTGCAGATGTATCTGCAGCCTGGCCAGAAGGTCATCGCCAGCAAATATGCCGGCACCGAAGTGAAGGTCGATGGGGAAGAATACACCATCGTGCGGCAGAACGACATTCTGGCCGTTGTGGAATAAGAGCCTGTCCGTAAATCGGAAAAGGCAGGCCCGTTCGCAAACAGTCTGATCAGGTGCCCGGAAGGCAACCCTGTAAATTACGGGAGGTATAGGTTACCATGGCAAAAGAGATCATTTACGGCGAAGACGCCCGCAAAGCGCTCCAGAAGGGCGTGGACCAACTCGCCGATACCGTTAAGATCAC
Proteins encoded in this region:
- a CDS encoding ribonuclease E inhibitor RraB — encoded protein: MADHQPFIVQTGQSHAVRDGCSARMDEAGAQAAETQPRPTYTQMVIHKTLGVYFARPYSLAACSELVRRLRSLAFILLAAAGIAGLVLGAGAPAFSVVWVACGIALVLWGIGVFLFGFARSLLMWPAAVGCAALYTGVRFALSWAWGLSPVLFAALAAFLLAVLAGVIFRLAKRFVIASSVTFWQYERDGILCAADLPLGEMPPVAGYTVFLRGEVPVSFDAEQEPAEEVDILLEDCVFFCRRKRLVFCGYALDARQKRLTLYLYARGVRQSRRAFKRFLKRRGLEASVTCSTDADWQRFHEEVYPDDTEYQQIHNRFLYDNMEADGFDFSQAVPQVYTFYFARREDARAFAEQAVPLGYEGSRYYDREREASVDGDGPAFAHAVCVQLTGRVGLARMDCNTGRAVELARQFHGRFYEWEVGVLEPDASTAST
- the hpf gene encoding ribosome hibernation-promoting factor, HPF/YfiA family, producing MHVNITGRKTHLKDPFKEKVTKKVGKFDRFFEPDATAFVTVTVEGDRQTVEITIKNKGIVFRSEETSLDMSASLDVAVDHILRQIHKNKSRLEKRLRVGAFDSVPELPDIPPMEAVPTFDVVKVKSFPVKPMDVQEAILQMNLSGHLFFAFQNAKTETVNIVYKRSKGGYGLLEPVADDEE
- a CDS encoding THUMP domain-containing class I SAM-dependent RNA methyltransferase, with the protein product MAYTVVCPCLFGLESLVAEEARALGFADAAAADGRVTFTADKDGIARANIGLRCAERVLVRLGEFPARSFEELFEGVRALPWEEFVGKHDAFPVKGWSLKSTLHSVPDCQAIIKKAAVERLKTRHHVEWFEETGPLVQIRFSIHKDIVDICLDTSGDGLHKRGYRPKSNEAPLKETLAAAIVRLSRPFADKLFCDPMCGSGTLVIEAAMLLQNIAPGLNRSFAAERWGWLPAAVWREARAAARDAVDRKPCLIEGSDIDPAAVALARENAGRAGVGESIRFARRDVRDFSPEQARGEVVCNPPYGERMLEVRQAEELYAELGALYRRLPQFQFYIISPSDRFEALFGARADKRRKLYNGMIRCELFQYFRPRVKK
- a CDS encoding co-chaperone GroES — its product is MALKPLADRVVIKLVEAEETTRGGIILPDNAKEKPQVAEVVAVGPGGLVDGKEVQMYLQPGQKVIASKYAGTEVKVDGEEYTIVRQNDILAVVE